Sequence from the Bremerella volcania genome:
TTGGCACCTTCTTCGGCGTCGATGATCGCCTTTTCCGGCAGGTAGTAAACGTCAAGCGGCTTGCCGTCTTCGTCTTCAATCACCAACTGCGGATGGAAATCACCCTTGTGCTCGGTGATCATGCGACGAGTAGTCCCGGTCGAGTCGTGCTCGATGATCATCGTTTCCCCTTCGACGACGTCCTCGTAACGGACGCGACCGCCGACTTCGGCAACGATCGGGATCGAGTAAGGATTCCACGAGCAAAGCACCTGACCGGTCTTCACTTCGTCGTTTTCCTTGACTTCCAGTGTAGCACCGGTTGGCACGTCGTAGCTTTCGATTTCACGACCCTTGGCATCGACGATCGTGATTTCACCGTTACGGGTGAGAACGATGTTTTTGCCTTCGTCGTTGGTCGCCGTACGCATGCGGGTAAACTTGACGAAACCACCACGCTTGGTCTTCTTTTCGTGCTCTTCAGTATCGGTAACGGCCACACCACCGATGTGGAACGTACGCATCGTAAGCTGCGTGCCTGGTTCACCAATCGACTGAGCAGCGATGATACCGACGGCCATGCCTTCTTCGACCTGATCACCGGTCGACATATCCATGCCGTAGCAGGCCTTGCAGCAACCCAGGCCGTTATCGCAGGTCATGGGGCTACGAACCTGGATACGTTCGAGACCCATCTTTTCAATCTTGCGGGCCGTATCCGGCGTGATCATCTCATTTTCGCGAACGATCACTTCGTCGGTGATCGGGTTCACGATGCTCTGGCGACTAACCCGGCCCTTGATCGCGTCTGCCAGCGACACTTCCACTTTTTCACCGCGGTAAATAACTCCCTTGGTAATCCCTTGGGTCGTACCGCAGTCTTCAGCGGTGATCACGACGTTCTGGGCAACGTCGGCCAGCTTACGCGTCAGGTAACCCGAGTCAGCCGTCTTCAACGCCGTATCAGCCAGACCCTTGCGGGCACCGTGCGTCGAGGAGAAGTACTCGAGCACCGTCAGACCTTCACGGAAGTTCGACTTAATCGGCGTTTCGATAATTTCGCCTGACGGCTTCGCCATCAGACCACGCATACCAGCCAGCTGACGAATCTGTTCGGTACCACCACGAGCACCCGAGTCGGCCATCAAGTAGACCGGGTTGATGTAGCCGTGACCACCACGATCGTCGTTCTTCATCTCGGTCATCATCTCGGCAGTAATCTGCTCACGAGCATGCGTCCAAGCGTCGAGAACCTGGTTAACACGTTCCTTGTCGGTGATCACGCCGCGTTCGTACAACTTCTTGAACTTGATCACCTTCTTTTCGGCTTCACCGATAATCTTGTGCTTCGAATCTGGCGTCACAAGGTCGTCGGTCGCGAAGGACAAACCACTACGGGTCGATTCGCGGAAACCAAGCTGGTTCATATCATCCAGCAGGTTGATCGTCGCCCGGCGGCCCAGACGCTGGTAGCAGTCCGAGATCACCTTGGATAGTTCACTACTACCAAGTGAGTAGTTGTAATAGTCCATCCCTGCCGGCAGCATCTCGTTGAACAAGACGCGACCGAAAGTCGTTTCTACGATCCGCGTGTTGCTCTCTTCGTCGTCCTCGCCCTTGAGCTTGCGGCCTTCAGGCAGACGAACCTTGATAAGGGCATGCAGATCGATGATACCCTGGGCGAACGCGTAGTCCGCTTCGTCCATCGAGGAGAAGGTCATGCCTTCACCGGGACGGTTTGGCAAGCTGATGGTGATGAAGTTACAACCCATCACCACGTCCTGCGACGGGCTCATAATCGGCTTACCGTTGGACGGAGCGAAGATGTTGTTGGTTGCCAACATCAATGTGTGTGCTTCGACCTGGGCTTCAATGGAAAGCGGCAGGTGAACGGCCATCTGGTCACCGTCGAAGTCAGCATTGAAGCCTTTACAGACCAGCGGGTGAAGGTGAATTGCGTTCCCTTCGACCAACGTCGGCTCAAATGCCTGGATACCCATACGGTGAAGGGTCGGGGCACGATTCAACAGAACCGGGTGATTCTGGATCACCGATTCCAAGATATCCCAGACTTCTTCATCCTTCCGTTCGAGCATCTTCTTGGCGCTCTTGATGGTGTCGGCATGGCCCAACACCTTGAGCTTGCGGATAATGAACGGTTGATACAGTTCCAGGGCGATCTTCTTGGGCAAACCGCACTGATGCAGTTTCATCCGCGGACCAACCACGATCACGGAACGCGCCGAGTAGTCGACGCGCTTACCGAGCAAGTTTTCACGGAAACGGCCCTGCTTACCCTTGATCATGTCGGTCAAGGATTTAAGCGGACGGTTGCTGCTACCGAGCACTGGGCGTTTGCAGCGGTTGTTGTCGAACAGAGCGTCGACCGACTGCTGCAACATACGCTTTTCGTTGCGGATGATGACTTCCGGAGCGTTCAGGTCGACCAACTTCCGGAGGCGGTTATTACGGTTGATGATACGACGGTAGAGATCATTCAAGTCGGACGTGGCGAAGTTGCCGGAATCCAACAGAACCAACGGACGCAGATCCGGTGGGATCACTGG
This genomic interval carries:
- the rpoC gene encoding DNA-directed RNA polymerase subunit beta' — encoded protein: MSILESSYDRINDYTAVKISLARPHDIRSWSFGEVKKPETINYRTYRPEKDGLFCERIFGPEKDWECACGKYRGMKYKGMICDRCGVKITHSRVRRKRMGHIELAAPIVHIWFFKAMPSRLGNLLAMKTSSLEKVIYFQDYVVIDPGSTDLEKFQTLTEEEYRGAVEQFGAGSFEADMGAEAVRKLLQGLDLVQLSIDLRKDLAETGSKQKRKDYINRLKIVESIRDSDNKPEWMIMDVIPVIPPDLRPLVLLDSGNFATSDLNDLYRRIINRNNRLRKLVDLNAPEVIIRNEKRMLQQSVDALFDNNRCKRPVLGSSNRPLKSLTDMIKGKQGRFRENLLGKRVDYSARSVIVVGPRMKLHQCGLPKKIALELYQPFIIRKLKVLGHADTIKSAKKMLERKDEEVWDILESVIQNHPVLLNRAPTLHRMGIQAFEPTLVEGNAIHLHPLVCKGFNADFDGDQMAVHLPLSIEAQVEAHTLMLATNNIFAPSNGKPIMSPSQDVVMGCNFITISLPNRPGEGMTFSSMDEADYAFAQGIIDLHALIKVRLPEGRKLKGEDDEESNTRIVETTFGRVLFNEMLPAGMDYYNYSLGSSELSKVISDCYQRLGRRATINLLDDMNQLGFRESTRSGLSFATDDLVTPDSKHKIIGEAEKKVIKFKKLYERGVITDKERVNQVLDAWTHAREQITAEMMTEMKNDDRGGHGYINPVYLMADSGARGGTEQIRQLAGMRGLMAKPSGEIIETPIKSNFREGLTVLEYFSSTHGARKGLADTALKTADSGYLTRKLADVAQNVVITAEDCGTTQGITKGVIYRGEKVEVSLADAIKGRVSRQSIVNPITDEVIVRENEMITPDTARKIEKMGLERIQVRSPMTCDNGLGCCKACYGMDMSTGDQVEEGMAVGIIAAQSIGEPGTQLTMRTFHIGGVAVTDTEEHEKKTKRGGFVKFTRMRTATNDEGKNIVLTRNGEITIVDAKGREIESYDVPTGATLEVKENDEVKTGQVLCSWNPYSIPIVAEVGGRVRYEDVVEGETMIIEHDSTGTTRRMITEHKGDFHPQLVIEDEDGKPLDVYYLPEKAIIDAEEGAKVSAGTTVASTPRESGGVKDITGGLPRVTEIFEARKPKDPAVMAEIDGVVEILSEKKRGKRTIIVRNESGIEREHLVPHGKRFLVHTGDYVKAGQSLIDGPLVPHDILRISGEEAVQQYLLHEIQGVYRSQRVEINDKHIEIIVARMLRKVMVDSAGDTSLLPGLVMDKFDFRRANDQLSRCLKISATGDSQQFTEGMIVPKEALEQENAQIESLGGNPAKGTKPAAASASTQLLGITKAAVQSSSFISAASFQETTKVLTEAALAGKVDELIGLKENVILGHLIPAGTGFRTFQDSEVRINPEALAELASRTRERTLEESFPLLQDGGEQSQPGQGPAAISEMAPAPGLESLLGGGGSIPATEGPAYGQQPPMPPHDGGEGFDRDPNRDEL